One Oxalobacteraceae sp. CFBP 8761 DNA segment encodes these proteins:
- a CDS encoding beta-lactamase family protein, with translation MNHGRRTLLGMAMLGTMGPLFAAMPAGGGAAGTGGALQRQLDAELAAIADDPACPLASLSVLALRAGQPVYEGAFGRRTIGNGLFPDRPATPATLYRIASISKLVTTLGLMRLLETGRVDLDADVSGYLGFTLRNPHFPTQAITLRQLLVHTSSLRDDAGYFWPATTALKAVVTPAAQPMWSSLAGPGAYYTYCNLGFGIIGTIMERVTGERFDLLMTRLVLQPLGLQAGYNPAGLPKAAQDNIATIYRKRAVDSEVWAPNGPWIAQVDDVGARPPAPPPGLDGYVPGTNATPFSPTGGLRIAARDLGVIMRMLMAGGVHDSARLLQGATLERMFARHWSYDGVGGNGNPLGSILSPRGFGNAHYPDRPGLRLAPGFDAVGHLGDAYGLRSVFAMDRARGHGVVVLAGGTGTDPVATPGRETALARYEERIVAALHRRAILGLAD, from the coding sequence ATGAATCACGGCAGGCGCACCCTCCTCGGCATGGCCATGCTGGGGACGATGGGACCATTATTTGCAGCGATGCCGGCCGGCGGTGGCGCGGCGGGCACGGGCGGCGCCCTGCAGCGCCAGCTCGACGCCGAACTGGCGGCCATCGCCGACGATCCGGCCTGCCCGCTGGCCAGCCTGTCGGTGCTGGCACTGCGCGCCGGACAGCCGGTGTACGAAGGCGCGTTCGGGCGGCGCACGATCGGCAACGGCCTGTTCCCCGACCGCCCGGCCACGCCAGCGACGCTGTACCGGATCGCCTCGATCTCGAAACTCGTCACCACGCTCGGGCTGATGCGGCTGCTGGAAACCGGCCGCGTCGACCTGGACGCCGACGTCTCGGGCTACCTCGGCTTCACGCTGCGTAATCCCCATTTTCCGACCCAGGCCATCACGCTGCGACAGCTGCTCGTGCACACGTCGTCGCTGCGCGACGATGCCGGCTACTTCTGGCCGGCCACGACCGCGCTGAAGGCCGTCGTCACGCCGGCGGCGCAGCCGATGTGGTCAAGCCTGGCCGGACCGGGCGCTTATTACACCTACTGCAACCTGGGGTTCGGCATCATCGGCACGATCATGGAGCGCGTCACCGGCGAACGGTTCGACCTGCTGATGACGCGCCTGGTGCTGCAGCCACTCGGACTGCAGGCCGGCTACAACCCGGCCGGATTGCCAAAGGCCGCGCAGGACAATATCGCGACCATCTACCGCAAGCGTGCCGTCGACAGCGAGGTCTGGGCGCCAAACGGGCCGTGGATCGCCCAGGTCGACGATGTCGGCGCGCGGCCACCGGCGCCGCCCCCTGGCCTGGATGGCTACGTCCCGGGTACCAACGCGACGCCCTTCAGCCCGACCGGCGGCTTGCGCATCGCCGCGCGCGACCTGGGCGTCATCATGCGCATGCTGATGGCCGGCGGCGTGCATGACAGCGCGCGCTTGCTGCAAGGCGCAACGCTCGAGCGCATGTTCGCGCGCCACTGGTCGTACGACGGCGTGGGCGGCAACGGCAATCCGCTGGGCAGCATCCTCAGTCCGCGCGGATTCGGCAACGCCCACTATCCGGACCGCCCCGGCCTGCGGCTGGCGCCCGGCTTCGATGCGGTGGGCCACCTGGGCGACGCCTACGGGCTGCGCTCCGTGTTCGCCATGGACCGCGCACGGGGCCATGGCGTGGTCGTGCTGGCCGGCGGCACGGGAACCGACCCGGTCGCCACGCCGGGCCGCGAGACGGCACTGGCGCGTTATGAAGAGCGCATCGTGGCCGCCTTGCACCGCCGCGCGATCCTCGGCCTGGCCGATTGA
- a CDS encoding D-amino acid dehydrogenase — protein MQHIIVIGGGVVGLASAWWLLEAGHEVTLLERAPDVGSGASYGNGGQLSYRYVAPLADAGIPLKAFKWLFQADGPLRFRPEADLRQYRWLASFLAHCRADVNRRTTAKLLELGELSRRAMASLSLVVPPERFGWRDAGKLVVFRTRAAFDVAASKPGAGQIWSPEECTAHEPALGAAQHLLAGGIYNPGEAVADCHAFCVALAERLGEHPRFRGVVNSTALGLRAERGRITGIDTVGGLVTADAYVLAAGIQSRTLADTVGIYLPLYPLKGYSLSAPIRQDDIAPEISVTDFERKVLYARIGDRLRVAAMVDMVGEDVSLDAKRVAGLTRLVRETMPRAADYSQVSEWAGLRPATPGSAPIIGATRYDNLWLNVGHGPLGFTFACGSAAVLADLVQGKAPPFALDGLTLRR, from the coding sequence ATGCAGCACATAATCGTCATCGGCGGCGGCGTCGTCGGCCTGGCCTCCGCCTGGTGGCTGCTGGAAGCAGGGCACGAGGTCACGCTGCTCGAGCGCGCGCCGGACGTGGGCAGTGGCGCCAGCTACGGCAATGGCGGACAGCTCAGCTACCGGTACGTGGCGCCGCTGGCCGACGCCGGCATCCCGCTCAAGGCCTTCAAATGGCTGTTTCAGGCCGACGGCCCGCTGCGCTTCCGGCCGGAAGCCGACCTGCGCCAGTACCGCTGGCTGGCCAGCTTTCTGGCCCACTGCCGCGCCGACGTCAACCGCCGCACCACGGCCAAGCTGCTCGAGCTGGGCGAGCTATCGCGCCGGGCGATGGCCTCGCTCTCGCTGGTCGTGCCGCCCGAACGCTTCGGCTGGCGCGACGCTGGCAAACTGGTGGTGTTTCGCACGCGCGCCGCGTTCGATGTCGCCGCATCCAAACCGGGCGCCGGCCAGATCTGGTCGCCCGAAGAATGCACGGCGCACGAACCCGCGCTGGGCGCGGCCCAGCACCTGCTGGCCGGCGGCATCTACAACCCGGGCGAAGCGGTGGCCGACTGCCACGCCTTCTGCGTGGCGCTGGCCGAGCGGCTGGGCGAGCATCCGCGCTTTCGCGGGGTCGTCAACAGCACCGCGCTGGGACTGCGTGCAGAGCGGGGCCGCATCACCGGCATCGACACCGTTGGTGGCCTGGTCACGGCCGACGCGTATGTGCTGGCCGCCGGCATCCAGAGCCGCACGCTGGCCGACACGGTGGGCATCTACCTGCCGCTGTACCCGCTCAAGGGCTACAGCCTGAGCGCCCCGATCCGCCAGGACGACATCGCGCCGGAGATCAGCGTGACCGACTTCGAGCGCAAGGTGCTGTATGCGCGCATCGGCGACCGCTTAAGGGTGGCGGCAATGGTCGACATGGTGGGCGAGGATGTCTCGCTCGATGCCAAACGCGTCGCGGGCCTGACGCGCCTGGTGCGCGAGACGATGCCGCGCGCGGCCGATTATTCGCAGGTGTCGGAGTGGGCCGGATTGCGGCCAGCGACGCCGGGCAGCGCGCCGATCATCGGGGCCACGCGCTACGACAATCTGTGGCTCAACGTCGGACACGGGCCGCTGGGCTTCACGTTTGCCTGCGGCAGCGCGGCCGTGCTGGCGGATCTGGTGCAGGGGAAGGCGCCGCCATTTGCGCTTGATGGCTTGACGCTGCGCCGCTAG
- a CDS encoding type II toxin-antitoxin system Phd/YefM family antitoxin, which yields MNFSNIQPISYLKTNTSDVVKLVQETHDPVAITVNGRVQAIVQDPVSYQKTQDQLTMLRLLAHGRKQIEDGKVTGHDDFFAQLDAQDNAPE from the coding sequence ATGAACTTTTCCAATATCCAACCCATCAGTTATTTGAAAACGAATACCAGCGATGTGGTCAAGTTGGTTCAGGAAACCCATGATCCCGTGGCCATTACTGTCAATGGCCGGGTGCAGGCAATCGTCCAGGATCCGGTGAGCTATCAGAAGACGCAGGATCAATTGACGATGCTACGGCTGCTTGCCCATGGCAGGAAGCAAATTGAAGACGGCAAGGTTACCGGTCATGATGATTTTTTTGCGCAACTGGATGCACAAGACAACGCGCCCGAATAG
- a CDS encoding type II toxin-antitoxin system RelE/ParE family toxin: MKIIWTESAQDDLLTIRQYLKQSESPDYARKVTQQIRDEVASLMPWHNKGTLVGELEELNLPRYRQLLAGQHRIIVERGDRECFYIYIVCHTSRDLAALLRRRILSS, from the coding sequence ATGAAGATCATCTGGACCGAATCTGCCCAGGACGACCTGCTCACGATCCGCCAATACCTGAAGCAGTCCGAATCACCGGACTACGCCAGAAAGGTGACGCAGCAAATCCGCGATGAAGTGGCATCCCTGATGCCATGGCACAATAAAGGGACGCTCGTAGGCGAGCTGGAAGAGCTCAACCTCCCCCGGTACCGTCAGCTTCTGGCCGGTCAACACCGCATCATTGTTGAGCGTGGCGATCGTGAATGCTTTTATATTTATATCGTTTGCCATACGAGCCGCGATCTGGCAGCACTGTTACGTCGACGAATCCTGTCGAGTTAG